In Zygosaccharomyces rouxii strain CBS732 chromosome E complete sequence, the DNA window ACCCATAGTGATAGTAACCAGGAGCACATTACAGAGGGTGAAGTACCCAAGGACCCCCTTAGGGGCTTCGATTGGGTAGAAGGTCAAGATATGCCCATCGGTAGTGACAGGGTTGGATTTATTGTTACGGATATCAGTAACAGTGGGTACTACGGTCAAGAGTGCCCCCGGCTTATCTTCAAAAAGCTGGGTATAGATTCAGTACCTCTTTTAACAACAAAAGCGTCATCTATAAATGCGGTCACTGATCCACATGCTTTATGTTCAAGAAATGTTACATCAAAATATGTGAAAGCTTACTTTGACAATTTCCATATTTATTATCCATTGATTGACACGCACATATTTCTAAAGTTATATGATAATCAAGCAGGCTTGAGATATGTTGATCAATGGCagattcttttcaacaCCGTGCTGGCCATCGGTGCGTGGAGTTCAGAAGGTGAATCCACTGATGCAGATTTGTTCTATTACTCTAATGTTAAATCACATTTAAAGCCAAAAGTTTTCGAAGCGGGCTCTGTTACTTTAGTTATTGCATTCCATTTGTTATCCAGATATGCAGAGTGGAGACAAAACCCAAATACTGGTTACCTTTATCATGGTCATGCATTGAGAATGGCAATCTCCTTAGGGCTTCACAGGGATTTACCGCCTGAGGGAATCCCAGATGTCATCAAAGAGAGAAGACGCAGAATTTGGACTTGTCTCTATTCTCATGAAGTTCATTCGGCACTGCTGGACGGTAGGCCATTACAATACATGTTTTTCGATGACCAAGTCACTATCTCATTACCTAATTCAGTAGAGGATGAAAATACGTGGACAAAGGGTCCTTCCATCTACATGGGGGCCATTGAAACTGCCAAATTGCTGAAAGAGTTTGGTTATGTATGGTTCGTTGATTCTAAAATTACTACTTCTCGATGTCTTCAATTATGCCAGAGATTAGATGCGTGTCAAAAAGCAATGCCCAAATACTTACAAGCCGATGAACATTTAACAGGGCTGACTTATTACCTCAAGAAATACCCTTGGATTTCATTTATCAGATTTTATTTAAGATGGGAGCGGCAGTGGCTACAAATATATGTGCTTAGAAGGTTATTACAGTCCGAGGGCGCTTTAAAGGTAGAACCGAATTCCGAATTGGATAAGTGTGCAACGATGCTTTCAGACATAGCTCAAAAGACAATTTGGGGGGTTGCCAACTATCTCAACAATCATCATTTGACTTCCTTCTTTGCCTGGTACTGTACCTTCTATCTGTTTAATGCATCTTTAGTACCGTTGGCTCAGATTTACACGGGGACCGGTGATCGTCAGGAATCCTTGAACCAACTTTCGACATGCATTAGGCTGttcaaacaattgaaagacTATAATTTATCTACCTGTGAGAAATACATCCACATCTTAGATCATCTATGTGATGGTGGTATGAACACAACTGACTCTGCTACTCGTGGCACAAATGTTGAAGtgaaaaaacaacaaaccACACATTCACCCCCTCTGCCAACTATGTCGAACGCACTCTCACCGTCAGTGAAATCAGCTGCTAGTCTTTCGGATTTGGAGAAATTATTTTCGAGTAGGACTCCGGTGCTTAACTTGAGAGTCCCTTCTCAACCAGCGCAGTACCCGACACAACCGGTACAATTACCGCAAGTATCGCCAATAATTCCTAGTACAACTGCGGCTTCAAATGCTTCAAACATGCCACAACCACCTTCCCAACTAATTAGGCAAACAACCCCCGCGGCTTCCTTGCCGGGAAATGAATGCTCACCATCGGGATCTACTACTACGACCACTGCTCCCAACAGTGCTATAAAGACAGGTCATCCCCTTGATAACGAAGGCCCGTTTTGGACAGATCAAGCGGCGTACAATGCATTCGGTCTCACCTCTTCCTTGTTTAATACTACGACGATGGACGATgtttacaattttttgtttgaCGAGGAGGATCACACACCACCCAAATCTAAATCTTGGCAAGACAGTGATAGACATTAAAGATGGTACTTGGAAGAGAAATAGTCCATTATCATCAGAGTTCTTAATATAAAAACATTCTATCACGTGATTTAAGCTTTCGGTGAAGTTGGAGAAATTGAGCCCTAATTAGGGCTCAATTATATAAAAGGTGTCTGGAACAATCGGCTGTAACCACTAATAATGCTAGTAGCTAAACTCACTACAACAAATACAAATCAAGCACCTGTTGGTATAACGATCTAAAGGAATAGTTTCATTTGACGATTCAActtttcatattcttctAAATAGTTTTAGTCTGCTGAAGTTGTCAAAGACTGAGATATTTACCCTTCAATATGGCACTGAACAGTTGGAGGCAGTGGGCAAAACTCACTAAGAAACAGTTGCGACAGCTGGGAAGAgtcattgatgaagagttAGGTGGTGTTATTGAACGAAATCTACCTCGCCCTAATGGTAGATTAGTTAAGGTACCAGTTCCAGTACCAGTTAGACAAGCACCTCCAAAATTCCGTGCTAGTGCCACTACGGTGAGCACTAGAGGTTATCATCAAAGCGCTCATCAGTTTGTCCGTTCCAGATTGGTCCGAACTGATATTAGGTTAGTTAAATCGGTCCCCAGAGTTACTATGTTTTCATCTGCTCCCAGAGTTCCTAATGGTGTTCCCCGTGGCCTCTTCACTAATTGGAATATAATTGGTAGAAATGCAGGCCAAAGAATGTATTCTACGGCATCTATAAAGTTTACCCATGAAGCTGTTAACAACATGGCTGTTTCGCTACgttgttttttcaattcattagatGGGTTAATACCTCCAAACAATGGAAGCCAGTTATCTGGTAGGTTCCCAGGACCTGTTCATGGTCAAGCTAAGTTATCCTCAAGAGATGTTTCTTTAATTCGTGATATGGAGctttttgaaatgattAAATACCATAAGAACGAGGCTCTTTTGgctgaaggtgaagaaacTGTAGGTGCCTACGTGGAATTCAAAGCTCCTCAATTGGACATGAATAAAGCCATTCCTCAAAAGACTTTTGCTAATTCCCTAGCTCTTGATGTATGGAGAGACGAAATTTGGAACTACACAAATGAGCTCAAGATATTAGAACGCAATGTCCGACGAATATACGAAAATTATGGGTCCTTACCGATTACCACGACCAAGGACTCTATTCGTATTCATTTCCCAACTTTAACTATGCTTGAGACCGACAAGTTGATAACAGAATTAGAGATTACGATGGGGAATGTGTATCCTGACCCCCAAGGGCCTCCAAGTGATATTCTGTCGAATCTCGATGTCAGTAGCGACTCGGACTTTTCATCAGTACTATCACCGTCAATCTCTAACGAGGCGTTTTCATTAGTTTGATGAAAGTATGGATTGACATGAATTTTATGCGgtttttatatttttattttatcaatgGTGTTCCAAGGTTATTTGCTTACtgtttttattatttttgtcTGTTTAACACATATATGTAACTAAATTCGTGATGGTTACTGAATCGTGGctcatcttctaaatcGAAGCATTCTTGTTAGAAgaattcttgaatttttgtGAAGCTCATTAacttccttttttttctcatttttCTTGGACATCGAACTTTTTTCCAAGGCAAGCCCAGTCGAAAATAGTCTTTAGTACAAGAAACTCCAGCAGATCATCGACACTTAACAGATCATCAGACATAAAATgggtaaaaaaaaaggaaagaagtcttctgctgctgctaATAAAGCTCCTAAAAATTCGAAAGATACAGTAACTGAAACCCCAGTTATCGAAAGACCTGTTGAAGAGACTGCAAACGATAAAATAGAACTTAAAGATGAGTCAGGGgagaatttggattctcttgatgatttgaatgAGACTACtgaaaatttccaaaatgaagaaataaCTAGTGAGAATCCTTCATCAGAATTCATTCCTGTTAAACCGGAGGCTCCATTTGACCAGGCCAGCGCTCAAAGTTCTGCGGAAGTGAAGCCTTTATTCGCCGACGAATCAGGGCAAGATGAGAAGACTGAATCGAAAAGGGAGAAACTGGTGAAGCCCGAAGAACCTTCTACTCAACCTCTACATATTCAAAAACCTGCTACTCCTGTGACGCAATCACCAGTTCAAGATTTCGGTACATTTAAACCAAATTCACCACCTCCGGTTCCATCTCGCAGACCTGCATCCAGCACTCATGGGCAACACAaacatgaagaagaaaaatctacTGATGAGGCTTCTTCACCTTGTCCTAATCCACTGCCTATAGATACGAATGCAGGAGTCTCGAGATCAGGTAGTTATTCCAGTAAACCTACCTCTCCACGTCCTAAACCACCCTCTGTAGAAGGATCTCCTGTATCAGAAGCTGCATTCAAAGGAGCTTCCAGTGGATTTTCATCAGCACGTCCAGTTCCACCTACGCCTACAGTGGATTCCCCATCTGCCCCCGGTATTAATGCACATAAAGAAGAACATTCCAGGAAACCTATATCACCAGCTCTTCCACCAAGGAACTCGTTGCATAGTACTACAACTGTTAAAGAATACTCACGTCATGATTCAGAAGAAGTACCGGGATTAAGGTCATTCCACAAAGTACCTACTAAGGAGAAAGATAATCAAAAGCCCGAACAAAGGGTCCATAATAATGGCTTTGGAGGTTTAAACCTTGTGTCGCCCACTCCGATTACTCTATCAGAGGAAACACAAATGCAAGAATCAGAGGAACCTAAGACAGCAGGTATGATGAACATGGATCTGAACGATGCTACAGAAGCTGCTACGCCGGAAAGACTAGCTACACCTGCAAAATTGGACAGATCTAaggaatttgaaaagagtgTAGGTGAAGGTGACGCAAAAGGTAGTCTAACGTCACACGTAAGTCCCAGCAAAAGACCAGAAACTCAGTCCCCTATTTCACCACCTCTACCTGCAAGAGGAACCTCTATCAAAAGACGTTCAATTCCACCACCATTAGAACAGGAGATGCAATCTGATGAATTTAGGAAAAGTTTGGCTTTTGCGCATGCTCGTGATACAAAGGGGACACCGCCACCGATCAACCGGTCAAAGAGACTTGAGTCTGCAGCTGAGATCAATTTGATTGCAAATAGGTTTAAGGAAACTCGCCAATCATATCAAACTGAAGATGAGGCCTCGAGGGAGAACATTGAAAAGGGACAAAGtgcattgaaatcttcattcTCTACATTTTTGGAAAGTCTTCCAGCTACACCAGTAACGCCCAGtggtaaatttgaagatcctCAAACGCCAGAATTAGGTGTTACACCAAGTGCTCAGACAGAATTGGGGGAAGACGAATTACATCTTCTAAAAACCGATTGGTCCTTTTGGACTCAAGTAGTCAATGATTTTGGATCTGTAGCTGCTAATCCTGAGAAATTAGAGCAAAAAATTACCGATGGTATACCACAGCAGATTCGCGGTATCATCTGGCAATTAATTGCAAATTCCAAATCTGTGGAATTTGAAGTTATTTACAACACTTTACGTGATACCGAATCACCACATGAGA includes these proteins:
- the GAL4 gene encoding galactose-responsive transcription factor GAL4 (similar to uniprot|P04386 Saccharomyces cerevisiae YPL248C GAL4 DNA-binding transcription factor required for the activation of the GAL genes in response to galactose repressed by Gal80p and activated by Gal3p), translated to MKRLNTIDHACDSCRQKKLRCSKEEPKCAKCIQNGWECCYSPKANRTPLTRAHMTKVETKLDRLEQLFRELFPEEDLDKVLNDRNTGQLKERLKRFLVRRAKGVGNDRMDDHESVGIGLGTHSDSNQEHITEGEVPKDPLRGFDWVEGQDMPIGSDRVGFIVTDISNSGYYGQECPRLIFKKLGIDSVPLLTTKASSINAVTDPHALCSRNVTSKYVKAYFDNFHIYYPLIDTHIFLKLYDNQAGLRYVDQWQILFNTVLAIGAWSSEGESTDADLFYYSNVKSHLKPKVFEAGSVTLVIAFHLLSRYAEWRQNPNTGYLYHGHALRMAISLGLHRDLPPEGIPDVIKERRRRIWTCLYSHEVHSALLDGRPLQYMFFDDQVTISLPNSVEDENTWTKGPSIYMGAIETAKLLKEFGYVWFVDSKITTSRCLQLCQRLDACQKAMPKYLQADEHLTGLTYYLKKYPWISFIRFYLRWERQWLQIYVLRRLLQSEGALKVEPNSELDKCATMLSDIAQKTIWGVANYLNNHHLTSFFAWYCTFYLFNASLVPLAQIYTGTGDRQESLNQLSTCIRLFKQLKDYNLSTCEKYIHILDHLCDGGMNTTDSATRGTNVEVKKQQTTHSPPLPTMSNALSPSVKSAASLSDLEKLFSSRTPVLNLRVPSQPAQYPTQPVQLPQVSPIIPSTTAASNASNMPQPPSQLIRQTTPAASLPGNECSPSGSTTTTTAPNSAIKTGHPLDNEGPFWTDQAAYNAFGLTSSLFNTTTMDDVYNFLFDEEDHTPPKSKSWQDSDRH
- the SPG5 gene encoding Spg5p (weakly similar to uniprot|P42933 Saccharomyces cerevisiae YMR191W SPG5 Protein required for survival at high temperature during stationary phase not required for growth on nonfermentable carbon sources) — translated: MALNSWRQWAKLTKKQLRQLGRVIDEELGGVIERNLPRPNGRLVKVPVPVPVRQAPPKFRASATTVSTRGYHQSAHQFVRSRLVRTDIRLVKSVPRVTMFSSAPRVPNGVPRGLFTNWNIIGRNAGQRMYSTASIKFTHEAVNNMAVSLRCFFNSLDGLIPPNNGSQLSGRFPGPVHGQAKLSSRDVSLIRDMELFEMIKYHKNEALLAEGEETVGAYVEFKAPQLDMNKAIPQKTFANSLALDVWRDEIWNYTNELKILERNVRRIYENYGSLPITTTKDSIRIHFPTLTMLETDKLITELEITMGNVYPDPQGPPSDILSNLDVSSDSDFSSVLSPSISNEAFSLV
- the GYP5 gene encoding GTPase-activating protein GYP5 (similar to uniprot|Q12344 Saccharomyces cerevisiae YPL249C GYP5 GTPase-activating protein (GAP)), with the protein product MGKKKGKKSSAAANKAPKNSKDTVTETPVIERPVEETANDKIELKDESGENLDSLDDLNETTENFQNEEITSENPSSEFIPVKPEAPFDQASAQSSAEVKPLFADESGQDEKTESKREKLVKPEEPSTQPLHIQKPATPVTQSPVQDFGTFKPNSPPPVPSRRPASSTHGQHKHEEEKSTDEASSPCPNPLPIDTNAGVSRSGSYSSKPTSPRPKPPSVEGSPVSEAAFKGASSGFSSARPVPPTPTVDSPSAPGINAHKEEHSRKPISPALPPRNSLHSTTTVKEYSRHDSEEVPGLRSFHKVPTKEKDNQKPEQRVHNNGFGGLNLVSPTPITLSEETQMQESEEPKTAGMMNMDLNDATEAATPERLATPAKLDRSKEFEKSVGEGDAKGSLTSHVSPSKRPETQSPISPPLPARGTSIKRRSIPPPLEQEMQSDEFRKSLAFAHARDTKGTPPPINRSKRLESAAEINLIANRFKETRQSYQTEDEASRENIEKGQSALKSSFSTFLESLPATPVTPSGKFEDPQTPELGVTPSAQTELGEDELHLLKTDWSFWTQVVNDFGSVAANPEKLEQKITDGIPQQIRGIIWQLIANSKSVEFEVIYNTLRDTESPHESSIRRDMKRTKFIPENKFENLFNVIKVYSVFDPDVGYTQGMAFIVTPLLLNTDTEAEAFGLLVRLMKGYGLRRMYLPEMPGLMLMLYQFDRLLEENSPQLYNHLTRQGVRSSMYATQWFLTFFAYKFPLEFVLRIYDIVFVEGMESFLKFAVNLMLKNIDSLLDLQFDKLLDFLKDELFFYYLKANVEQRKMETDDDGSVFKKEISSIESPQKRIRTEDEEYDVDQFVHDAMNHVHITPISLRRYASEYDEIHEIEQQKEAQYESMRIKNQQLHKEVRKLESSYTLLNREHVDIANELIKNRLKIETLSDENNDMKITILELRKQLEEIGRKQTSPSPDNELPSDIRHDLNRTIKRNAEVMNENLRLQDRVTELERSLATLKTKQVVSATSNTAGNTPKLTNGWSGFKKVFKKEEANHPK